The Paenarthrobacter aurescens region GTACCACTGGCAGTGACAGGACAAGCCCGGCCGATGGCTGAACAATGGGGGCATGGGTACACACAGTGAACTGGGGGATTTCCTCCGCGTCCGCAGGGCAGCCTTGCAACCTGAGGACGTGGGTGTCCTGAATTACGGTATTCGGCGCGTCCCGGGCCTGCGTCGGGAGGAGCTCGCCATGTTGGCCGGTGTCAGCACCACGTACTACACCCGGTTGGAGCAGGGCTTTAGCACGAATGCCTCAGAAGCTGTCATCGAGGCAATCGGCCGGGCCCTGAACCTCAGCAAGGACGAACGCTTGCACCTCTTCAATCTGGCACGCCCCGAAAAGGTGAAGCGTCGTCTCCCGGCCAAGCCGGACAAAGTCCGGCCCGGCACATTGACGTTGATCCAGTCCATGCCCGGAACACCGGCGGTGGTGTTGGGGCGTCGGAGCGAAGTGTTGGCGTGGAATGCCTTGGGGCACCGGCTCGTTGCCGGCCACGTGGACTTCGAAGCCCCGCAGGTACCTGCAAGTCGTCCCAACATGACCCGGCTCCTCTTCCTGGACCATCACACACGGGAGCTGTACGCGCGGTGGCCGGAGGAGGCGGGCCGGGCGGTCGCTTCGCTGCGTCTGGTGGCGGGTAAATCTGCAGATGACCAGGAGTTGGCGTCCCTGGTTGGTGAGCTCACGTTGAAGAGCCCGGAATTCGCAAAGCTCTGGGCCAGGCATCCGGTGGAGAACTGCATGTCCGGGGTGAAATACCTGCACCATCCCGAGGTTGGGTACCTGGAGTTGAACTTCGAGGTCCTAACACCCCCGGACGAATCCGGTCATC contains the following coding sequences:
- a CDS encoding helix-turn-helix domain-containing protein, whose amino-acid sequence is MGTHSELGDFLRVRRAALQPEDVGVLNYGIRRVPGLRREELAMLAGVSTTYYTRLEQGFSTNASEAVIEAIGRALNLSKDERLHLFNLARPEKVKRRLPAKPDKVRPGTLTLIQSMPGTPAVVLGRRSEVLAWNALGHRLVAGHVDFEAPQVPASRPNMTRLLFLDHHTRELYARWPEEAGRAVASLRLVAGKSADDQELASLVGELTLKSPEFAKLWARHPVENCMSGVKYLHHPEVGYLELNFEVLTPPDESGHRVLLYAAAPGSPSATTLALLQRPGGMEGVPRGLSAIKS